Proteins from a genomic interval of Dunckerocampus dactyliophorus isolate RoL2022-P2 chromosome 5, RoL_Ddac_1.1, whole genome shotgun sequence:
- the LOC129181107 gene encoding uncharacterized protein LOC129181107, producing the protein MSGQKQLEAAAKVKSVSEDTFLQAGKEIPSSGRVLADLERRHNRKLLLTRQQLEASGKQVRVSGLFLGLAETQTLGVAHPAEITAASSTDLCAQTLNRQNAAGYRRFTPSATTILYTATEQLNLKSRPTAPRHPTSPEVQDLLSLSHTVKQLCALGTQKACPASRPRSGEMGSSIPATLVRMNAIEDGWMEESSSRIILGWFPTYK; encoded by the exons ATGTCAGGCCAGAAGCAGCTGGAAGCTGCAGCGAAAGTCAAGAGTGTCAGCGAAGACACTTTTCTCCAGGCTGGAAAGGAAATTCCATCATCAGGAAGAGTTCTGGCAGACTTGGAGCGACGACACAATCGCAAGTTGCTGCTCACAAGACAACAGCTTGAAGCAAGTGGAAAG CAAGTGAGAGTATCAGGTCTCTTTCTAGGGCTCGCAGAAACGCAGACACTCGGTGTTGCGCACCCAGCAGAGATTACAGCTGCTTCAAGCACAGACCTGTGTGCACAGACCCTCAACAGACAGAACGCTGCAGGATATCGACGATTTACACCAAGTGCCACAACAATCCTTTACACTGCAACGGAACAATTGAATCTGAAATCAAG ACCAACAGCACCCCGACACCCCACGTCCCCGGAAGTTCAAGATCTACTCTCTCTGTCGCACACGGTGAAGCAACTGTGCGCACTT GGCACACAAAAGgcgtgccccgcctctcgcccgaggtCAGGTgagatgggctccagcatacccgcgaccctggtgaggatgaACGCCAtcgaagacggatggatggaagaaag CTCATCTCGCATCATTCTGGGGTGGTTTCCCACTTATAAGTAG